A portion of the Pseudomonas koreensis genome contains these proteins:
- the rpsH gene encoding 30S ribosomal protein S8, with protein MSMQDPLADMLTRIRNAQMAEKSVVSMPSSTLKAAVAKVLKDEGYIADFQITTDAKPSLSISLKYFEGRPVIEEVKRVSRPGLRQYKSVEDLPKVRGGLGVSIVSTNKGVMTDRAARAAGVGGEVLCTVF; from the coding sequence ATGAGTATGCAGGACCCGTTAGCGGACATGCTAACTCGAATCCGTAATGCCCAGATGGCTGAAAAGTCTGTCGTAAGCATGCCGTCTTCCACGTTGAAGGCTGCTGTAGCAAAAGTCCTGAAGGACGAAGGTTACATCGCGGATTTTCAGATCACCACCGACGCCAAGCCGTCGCTGTCCATCTCGCTGAAGTACTTCGAAGGCCGTCCGGTTATCGAAGAAGTGAAGCGCGTTAGTCGTCCAGGCCTGCGTCAGTACAAGTCCGTTGAAGATCTGCCGAAAGTTCGTGGCGGTCTTGGCGTGTCTATCGTCTCCACCAACAAAGGTGTGATGACGGATCGTGCTGCGCGCGCTGCCGGTGTCGGCGGCGAAGTTCTTTGCAC
- the rpsN gene encoding 30S ribosomal protein S14 — protein MAKKSMKNRELKRQLTVAKYATKRAALKAIIVDLNASPEARWEATVALQKQPRDASASRMRNRCRLTGRPHGVYRKFGLGRNMLRQAAMRGDVPGLVKASW, from the coding sequence ATGGCCAAGAAGAGCATGAAAAACCGTGAGCTGAAGCGTCAGCTCACCGTTGCCAAGTACGCCACCAAGCGTGCAGCGCTGAAAGCTATCATCGTCGACCTGAACGCAAGTCCAGAAGCACGTTGGGAAGCTACAGTAGCTCTGCAGAAGCAACCACGTGACGCAAGCGCTTCGCGCATGCGTAACCGTTGCCGCCTGACTGGTCGTCCGCACGGCGTGTACCGCAAGTTCGGCCTCGGCCGTAACATGCTGCGTCAAGCTGCAATGCGTGGTGACGTTCCAGGTCTGGTTAAAGCCAGCTGGTAA